A single Gambusia affinis linkage group LG20, SWU_Gaff_1.0, whole genome shotgun sequence DNA region contains:
- the si:ch73-127m5.2 gene encoding uncharacterized protein si:ch73-127m5.2 gives MDPASRMVGLDPQANMVFTVVKPVMSIFQVSPEQGSNISQSGLGMQSLSENPLVLPQQAQGQAQLDQNHLEMHSTQPHVQPQMQATTQHQGEEVPQHQEVSANSSTNSESNAEMPFAEVSSLLDPNMKGSKARKYLISYDEIKRRLQAPEKMSLRSLAAYTRVSRGPASKKTLLESLTALGLLPSTTTAVSSSFSKLTEGDTRALCEDLKDFCHDYIDCSNMAKQLIPQMNTVQHWSKIIETKNHLEDMRKCFKDPVNSGAFDNVTHGLGLGMLDVALDMIVMVIDQQIRILSGAAASDPVDSGLPSHRIRRRQRKLRSSDNERSRNICGGMKEQGKIVLKSKGRARDRKKIRVESGDSVAVVSHAEQSKPDNVQNNVLTLVSVGYETVSSGMNAAGTV, from the exons atggaCCCTGCTTCCAGGATGGTGGGTCTGGATCCCCAAGCAAACATGGTTTTCACAGTTGTAAAGCCAGTTATGAGCATCTTTCAGGTATCCCCAGAGCAGGGCAGCAACATATCTCAAAGTGGCTTGGGCATGCAAAGTTTATCTGAAAATCCATTAGTCCTCCCTCAGCAGGCACAAGGTCAGGCTCAGTTAGATCAGAACCATTTGGAAATGCACAGCACTCAGCCTCATGTTCAGCCACAGATGCAGGCTACTACCCAGCACCAAGGGGAAGAAGTCCCCCAACACCAGGAGGTGTCAGCAAACTCAAGCACAAACTCTGAGTCTAATGCCGAGATGCCCTTTGCAGAAGTGTCTTCTCTCCTGGATCCCAACATGAAAGGATCCAAAGCTC GGAAATATCTAATCTCATATGATGAAATTAAAAGACGTCTGCAGGCCCCAGAGAAAATGTCCCTGCGGTCTCTGGCAGCATACACTCGGGTCAGCAGAGGCCCAGCCAGCAAGAAAACACTTCTGGAGTCACTGACTGCCCTTGGCCTCTTGCCCAGCACAACCACTGCAGTATCCTCCTCCTTCTCAAAGCTCACTGAAG gtGACACCAGAGCTCTGTGTGAAGATTTGAAAGATTTTTGCCATGATTACATTGACTGCAGTAACATGGCTAAACAACTCATCCCTCAGATGAACACGGTTCAACACTGGTCCAAAATTATTGAAACGAA GAACCATCTTGAGgacatgagaaaatgtttcaagGACCCAGTAAACAGCGGCGCATTTGACAACGTCACTCATGGCCTCGGTCTTGGAATGTTGGACGTTGCATTAGACATGATCGTCATGGTAATCGATCAGCAGATCCGCATCCTGTCTGGTGCAGCAGCGTCAGACCCCGTTGACTCGGGTCTGCCGTCTCATCGCATTCGCAGGCGCCAACGCAAACTGCGTTCGTCCGACAACGAGAGATCTCGCAATATTTGCGGGGGGATGAAGGAGCAGGGGAAGATCGTTTTAAAAAGCAAGGGACGAGCCAGAGACAGGAAAAAGATAAGGGTGGAGTCAGGAGACTCTGTAGCTGTTGTGTCCCACGCGGAGCAGAGCAAGCCGGATAATGTTCAGAATAATGTCCTCACCCTGGTCTCTGTGGGTTATGAAACGGTCTCTAGTGGTATGAATGCAGCTGGAACTGTTTGA
- the si:dkey-21e13.3 gene encoding rap1 GTPase-GDP dissociation stimulator 1 isoform X2, whose product MGHPNVPLSYKQARAHRNKHISNRLQPYTPNEKGAAEQVVISGILPILALSLRSRGPLTLLTAKLVAELAKESVVRKGFGDAGLVTALLSVLTSTNEELLIYAARAISRMSYDNSKQQELLLRRGSVPRLVAILLRFPDKEALEEVCLMALCNLSGMAVAEEAGMIWERGVPVRPGECVFHGVSPHTCGFASSVKLIRVLQWGPSQYMVSIEDFQRCSSSFWNLHGNKRAVHWFPFFNLGSCSNMFKVIKFSTRNIPRTKSLKTRVFHTFL is encoded by the exons ATGGGGCACCCTAATGTGCCACTTTCCTATAAACAAGCTCGGGCTCACAGGAATAAGCACATATCCAACCGGCTGCAACCTTACACACCAAACG AGAAAGGCGCTGCTGAGCAGGTTGTGATCAGCGGGATTCTGCCAATCCTGGCTCTATCTCTGAGAAGCAGAGGGCCTCTAACTTTGTTGACTGCAAAACTGGTGGCTGAGCTTGCCAAAGAAT CTGTGGTCCGTAAAGGTTTTGGGGATGCAGGTTTGGTTACAGCCCTGCTGTCAGTTCTGACCAGCACAAATGAAGAGCTGCTCATTTATGCAGCAAGAGCCATCTCACGCATGTCTTATGACAACT CTAAGCAGCAAGAATTGTTGCTACGCCGAGGTTCGGTGCCACGCCTTGTTGCCATCTTGCTCCGTTTCCCTGATAAGGAGGCTCTGGAGGAGGTGTGCCTCATGGCTCTCTGTAACCTCAGCGGCATGGCAGTAGCAGAGGAGGCAGGTATGATCTGGGAAAGAGGAGTTCCTGTCAGGCCTGGGGAGTGTGTGTTTCATGGCGTTTCTCCTCACACCTGTGGCTTCGCCTCTTCTGTGAAGCTGATTCGGGTCTTGCAGTGGGGACCCAGCCAGTACATGGTCAGCATCGAGGACTTCCAGcgctgctcctcctccttctgGAATCTTCATGGGAACAAACGTGCCGTGCACTGGTTCCCATTCTTCAACTTGGGCAGCTGTTCAAATATGTTTAAGGTGATCAAGTTTTCAACCAGGAACATTCCTCGGACAAAGAGTCTGAAGACTCGTGTGTTCCATACTTTCTTGTAA
- the si:dkey-21e13.3 gene encoding rap1 GTPase-GDP dissociation stimulator 1 isoform X3: MGHPNVPLSYKQARAHRNKHISNRLQPYTPNDNLNNALGAIRVLGVELIEDELKPHLITVLANIREKKKGAAEQVVISGILPILALSLRSRGPLTLLTAKLVAELAKESVVRKGFGDAGLVTALLSVLTSTNEELLIYAARAISRMSYDNSKQQELLLRRGSVPRLVAILLRFPDKEALEEVCLMALCNLSGMAVAEEAADSGLAVGTQPVHGQHRGLPALLLLLLESSWEQTCRALVPILQLGQLFKYV, from the exons ATGGGGCACCCTAATGTGCCACTTTCCTATAAACAAGCTCGGGCTCACAGGAATAAGCACATATCCAACCGGCTGCAACCTTACACACCAAACG ATAATTTGAACAATGCACTGGGTGCAATCAGAGTTCTAGGTGTGGAGCTGATTGAAGATGAACTCAAACCTCATTTGATCACAGTGCTGGCAAACATTAGGGAGAAAA AGAAAGGCGCTGCTGAGCAGGTTGTGATCAGCGGGATTCTGCCAATCCTGGCTCTATCTCTGAGAAGCAGAGGGCCTCTAACTTTGTTGACTGCAAAACTGGTGGCTGAGCTTGCCAAAGAAT CTGTGGTCCGTAAAGGTTTTGGGGATGCAGGTTTGGTTACAGCCCTGCTGTCAGTTCTGACCAGCACAAATGAAGAGCTGCTCATTTATGCAGCAAGAGCCATCTCACGCATGTCTTATGACAACT CTAAGCAGCAAGAATTGTTGCTACGCCGAGGTTCGGTGCCACGCCTTGTTGCCATCTTGCTCCGTTTCCCTGATAAGGAGGCTCTGGAGGAGGTGTGCCTCATGGCTCTCTGTAACCTCAGCGGCATGGCAGTAGCAGAGGAGGCAG CTGATTCGGGTCTTGCAGTGGGGACCCAGCCAGTACATGGTCAGCATCGAGGACTTCCAGcgctgctcctcctccttctgGAATCTTCATGGGAACAAACGTGCCGTGCACTGGTTCCCATTCTTCAACTTGGGCAGCTGTTCAAATATGTTTAA
- the si:dkey-21e13.3 gene encoding rap1 GTPase-GDP dissociation stimulator 1 isoform X4, with protein MGHPNVPLSYKQARAHRNKHISNRLQPYTPNDNLNNALGAIRVLGVELIEDELKPHLITVLANIREKKKGAAEQVVISGILPILALSLRSRGPLTLLTAKLVAELAKESVVRKGFGDAGLVTALLSVLTSTNEELLIYAARAISRMSYDNSKQQELLLRRGSVPRLVAILLRFPDKEALEEVCLMALCNLSGMAVAEEAGYNLVTFYSFGSASSSL; from the exons ATGGGGCACCCTAATGTGCCACTTTCCTATAAACAAGCTCGGGCTCACAGGAATAAGCACATATCCAACCGGCTGCAACCTTACACACCAAACG ATAATTTGAACAATGCACTGGGTGCAATCAGAGTTCTAGGTGTGGAGCTGATTGAAGATGAACTCAAACCTCATTTGATCACAGTGCTGGCAAACATTAGGGAGAAAA AGAAAGGCGCTGCTGAGCAGGTTGTGATCAGCGGGATTCTGCCAATCCTGGCTCTATCTCTGAGAAGCAGAGGGCCTCTAACTTTGTTGACTGCAAAACTGGTGGCTGAGCTTGCCAAAGAAT CTGTGGTCCGTAAAGGTTTTGGGGATGCAGGTTTGGTTACAGCCCTGCTGTCAGTTCTGACCAGCACAAATGAAGAGCTGCTCATTTATGCAGCAAGAGCCATCTCACGCATGTCTTATGACAACT CTAAGCAGCAAGAATTGTTGCTACGCCGAGGTTCGGTGCCACGCCTTGTTGCCATCTTGCTCCGTTTCCCTGATAAGGAGGCTCTGGAGGAGGTGTGCCTCATGGCTCTCTGTAACCTCAGCGGCATGGCAGTAGCAGAGGAGGCAG GCTACAACCTGGTGACGTTTTACAGCTTTGGTTCTGCCTCCTCATCCCTCTGA
- the si:dkey-21e13.3 gene encoding rap1 GTPase-GDP dissociation stimulator 1 isoform X1, with amino-acid sequence MGHPNVPLSYKQARAHRNKHISNRLQPYTPNDNLNNALGAIRVLGVELIEDELKPHLITVLANIREKKKGAAEQVVISGILPILALSLRSRGPLTLLTAKLVAELAKESVVRKGFGDAGLVTALLSVLTSTNEELLIYAARAISRMSYDNSKQQELLLRRGSVPRLVAILLRFPDKEALEEVCLMALCNLSGMAVAEEAGMIWERGVPVRPGECVFHGVSPHTCGFASSVKLIRVLQWGPSQYMVSIEDFQRCSSSFWNLHGNKRAVHWFPFFNLGSCSNMFKVIKFSTRNIPRTKSLKTRVFHTFL; translated from the exons ATGGGGCACCCTAATGTGCCACTTTCCTATAAACAAGCTCGGGCTCACAGGAATAAGCACATATCCAACCGGCTGCAACCTTACACACCAAACG ATAATTTGAACAATGCACTGGGTGCAATCAGAGTTCTAGGTGTGGAGCTGATTGAAGATGAACTCAAACCTCATTTGATCACAGTGCTGGCAAACATTAGGGAGAAAA AGAAAGGCGCTGCTGAGCAGGTTGTGATCAGCGGGATTCTGCCAATCCTGGCTCTATCTCTGAGAAGCAGAGGGCCTCTAACTTTGTTGACTGCAAAACTGGTGGCTGAGCTTGCCAAAGAAT CTGTGGTCCGTAAAGGTTTTGGGGATGCAGGTTTGGTTACAGCCCTGCTGTCAGTTCTGACCAGCACAAATGAAGAGCTGCTCATTTATGCAGCAAGAGCCATCTCACGCATGTCTTATGACAACT CTAAGCAGCAAGAATTGTTGCTACGCCGAGGTTCGGTGCCACGCCTTGTTGCCATCTTGCTCCGTTTCCCTGATAAGGAGGCTCTGGAGGAGGTGTGCCTCATGGCTCTCTGTAACCTCAGCGGCATGGCAGTAGCAGAGGAGGCAGGTATGATCTGGGAAAGAGGAGTTCCTGTCAGGCCTGGGGAGTGTGTGTTTCATGGCGTTTCTCCTCACACCTGTGGCTTCGCCTCTTCTGTGAAGCTGATTCGGGTCTTGCAGTGGGGACCCAGCCAGTACATGGTCAGCATCGAGGACTTCCAGcgctgctcctcctccttctgGAATCTTCATGGGAACAAACGTGCCGTGCACTGGTTCCCATTCTTCAACTTGGGCAGCTGTTCAAATATGTTTAAGGTGATCAAGTTTTCAACCAGGAACATTCCTCGGACAAAGAGTCTGAAGACTCGTGTGTTCCATACTTTCTTGTAA